One window of the Trifolium pratense cultivar HEN17-A07 linkage group LG2, ARS_RC_1.1, whole genome shotgun sequence genome contains the following:
- the LOC123910153 gene encoding centromere protein C-like → MLAENMQELISSVPTNDANFDSVIPLADQSNPVANQAKSMDKRSGRSDDGPEPCLQMILLEYISNRKKRVKHASQKESKGKRLRQRKSLADDAGTSWESGVRRSTRYRTKPLEYWKGERMVYGRVYESLSTVIGVKCMSPGTDGKPEMKAKSFVSDQYKELFEIASQY, encoded by the exons ATGCTAGCAGAAAATATGCAGGAATTGATATCTTCTGTACCAACCAATGATGCAAATTTCGACTCAGTGATTCCACTAG CTGATCAATCAAATCCAGTTGCGAATCAAGCCAAATCTATGGACAAAAGGTCTGGAAGATCAGACGATGGTCCAGAACCGTGTTTACAG ATGATATTGCTCGAATACATTAGTAATAGGAAAAAGAGAGTTAAACATGCTTCACAAAAAGAGTCCAAGGGTAAGAGACTTAGGCAGAGGAAGAGCCTTGCAG ATGATGCTGGTACATCATGGGAGTCTGGTGTAAGGAGAAGCACCAGGTACAGGACAAAGCCTTTGGAATATTGGAAAGGGGAAAGAATGGTGTATGGCCGTGTATATGAGA GTTTGTCTACTGTCATCGGGGTGAAGTGCATGTCCCCAGGAACTGATGGGAAACCGGAAATGAAGGCGAAATCATTTGTATCTGATCAATACAAAGAACTTTTTGAGATAGCTTCTCAATATTGA